One part of the Lycium ferocissimum isolate CSIRO_LF1 chromosome 8, AGI_CSIRO_Lferr_CH_V1, whole genome shotgun sequence genome encodes these proteins:
- the LOC132068326 gene encoding folylpolyglutamate synthase isoform X3: MPTYFRFLALLAFKIFAAEQVDVAILEVGLGGKYDATNVVENPVVCGISSLGYDHMEILGNTLGQIAGEKAGIFKRGVPAFTVPQPDEAMLVLEEKASELDVHLEVAAPLDASVLSGLHLGLEGEHQYINAGLAIALCSTWLQRTGHSEVNYLKDMTHLPEQFVKGLATAALQGRAQIVPDQLIESESLGELVFYLDGAHSPESMDVCAKWFSLAIRGDYKQHNSSASNTGHNELETSHDSVEISHHEASKKSATQFLLFNCMSVRDPELLLPRLMRACASHGVHFQKALFVPNISVYYKVGASASSPTDTQVDLSWQLTLQRIWENLVHGEKVTGNDVNNTDHTHEEVTDDAEKGARSCENSKVFPSLPVAINWLRDTVRKNRSGRSQVLVTGSLHLVGDVLRLVKK, from the exons ATGCCCACTTACTTTCGCTTCCTTGCGCTACTAGCCTTCAAAATATTTGCAGCAGAGCAG GTAGATGTTGCTATTTTGGAGGTTGGATTAGGAGGCAAATATGATGCAACAAATGTG GTTGAGAATCCAGTTGTTTGTGGCATATCTTCACTAGGGTATGACCACATGGAGATTCTTG GAAATACTCTTGGACAAATTGCTGGAGAAAAGGCAGGAATCTTCAAG CGAGGAGTGCCAGCCTTTACTGTTCCCCAGCCTGACGAAGCAATGCTTGTGCTTGAAGAGAAGGCTTCTGAGTTGGAT GTACATCTTGAAGTAGCTGCTCCACTTGATGCCAGCGTGCTGAGTGGTTTACATCTTGGGCTAGAGGGTGAGCACCAATATATAAATGCTGGTCTTGCCATTGCATTATGCTCTACTTGGCTACAGAGAACCGGCCACAGTGAAGTTAATTACCTAAAAGATATG ACACATCTACCTGAGCAATTTGTGAAAGGGCTAGCAACAGCTGCTTTACAAGGCCGTGCTCAAATTGTGCCTGACCAACTCATAGAGAGTGAAAGCTTAGGGGAACTTGTGTTCTACTTGGATGGTGCCCATAGTCCTGAAAGCATGGATGTatgtgccaaatggttttcactGGCGATCAGAGGAGACTACAAGCAGCACAATTCCTCTGCCAGTAATACTGGACATAATGAATTGGAAACCTCGCATGATTCCGTAGAGATTAGCCATCATGAAGCATCCAAGAAAAGCGCAACACAA TTCTTACTCTTCAACTGTATGTCAGTGAGGGATCCTGAATTACTTCTTCCAAGGCTGATGAGGGCGTGTGCTAGTCATG GAGTCCACTTCCAGAAAGCACTCTTTGTACCTAACATATCAGTATACTACAAGGTGGGTGCAAGTGCCTCATCGCCAACTGATACTCAAGTTGATCTCTCATGGCAGTTGACTCTACAAAGAATATGGGAAAACCTTGTTCATGGGGAAAAAG TTACAGGAAATGATGTGAATAATACAGACCATACACACGAAGAAGTAACAGATGATGCAGAGAAAGGAGCTCGAAGTTGTGAGAACAGCAAAGTGTTTCCTTCACTCCCTGTAGCAATAAATTGGCTTAGGGACACTGTTCGTAAAAACCGATCTGGTCGTTCCCAG GTCCTGGTGACAGGGTCTTTACATCTCGTGGGTGATGTTCTGAGATTAGTCAAGAAGTGA
- the LOC132068326 gene encoding folylpolyglutamate synthase isoform X1 produces the protein MEILGANYNYNPYCPLAFKSNYQPSLSSYSIQHPPLLSTKTLLHPLRLRFTSPSNFSGCVPIEMSQAGEGKDDTKPTLSPYEEAMEALSSLITKRSRADKSNKGDKYELLFDYVKILELEEPIKQMKVIHVAGTKGKGSTCAFSESILRNCGFRTGLFTSPHLIDVRERFRLDGMDISEDKFLAYFWWCFDRFKERTTDEVPMPTYFRFLALLAFKIFAAEQVDVAILEVGLGGKYDATNVVENPVVCGISSLGYDHMEILGNTLGQIAGEKAGIFKRGVPAFTVPQPDEAMLVLEEKASELDVHLEVAAPLDASVLSGLHLGLEGEHQYINAGLAIALCSTWLQRTGHSEVNYLKDMTHLPEQFVKGLATAALQGRAQIVPDQLIESESLGELVFYLDGAHSPESMDVCAKWFSLAIRGDYKQHNSSASNTGHNELETSHDSVEISHHEASKKSATQFLLFNCMSVRDPELLLPRLMRACASHGVHFQKALFVPNISVYYKVGASASSPTDTQVDLSWQLTLQRIWENLVHGEKVTGNDVNNTDHTHEEVTDDAEKGARSCENSKVFPSLPVAINWLRDTVRKNRSGRSQVLVTGSLHLVGDVLRLVKK, from the exons ATGGAAATTCTGGGAGCCAACTATAATTATAATCCATATTGTCCACTAGCCTTCAAATCCAATTATCAACCCAGTTTATCATCTTACTCCATTCAACATCCGCCACTTCTCAGTACTAAAACTCTGCTCCACCCACTAAGGCTACGTTTCACATCTCCATCTAACTTTTCTG GTTGTGTCCCCATCGAAATGTCACAAG CTGGTGAAGGGAAGGATGATACAAAACCAACTCTTTCTCCATATGAAGAGGCAATGGAGGCGCTATCGTCATTGATCACAAAACGCAGTCGCGCTGATAAGAGCAATAAAGGGGATAAATATGAATTGCTCTTTGACTATGTCAAg ATACTGGAGCTAGAAGAGCCGATTAAGCAGATGAAGGTTATCCATGTGGCAGGTACAAAAGGAAAG GGTTCAACTTGCGCCTTCTCAGAATCTATATTGCGCAACTGTGGCTTTCGTACTGGGCTTTTTACATCTCCTCACCTCATTGATGTTAGAGAAAGATTCCGATTGGATGG AATGGACATAAGTGAAGACAAGTTTTTGGCATATTTTTGGTGGTGCTTCGATAGATTCAAG GAAAGAACCACTGATGAGGTCCCAATGCCCACTTACTTTCGCTTCCTTGCGCTACTAGCCTTCAAAATATTTGCAGCAGAGCAG GTAGATGTTGCTATTTTGGAGGTTGGATTAGGAGGCAAATATGATGCAACAAATGTG GTTGAGAATCCAGTTGTTTGTGGCATATCTTCACTAGGGTATGACCACATGGAGATTCTTG GAAATACTCTTGGACAAATTGCTGGAGAAAAGGCAGGAATCTTCAAG CGAGGAGTGCCAGCCTTTACTGTTCCCCAGCCTGACGAAGCAATGCTTGTGCTTGAAGAGAAGGCTTCTGAGTTGGAT GTACATCTTGAAGTAGCTGCTCCACTTGATGCCAGCGTGCTGAGTGGTTTACATCTTGGGCTAGAGGGTGAGCACCAATATATAAATGCTGGTCTTGCCATTGCATTATGCTCTACTTGGCTACAGAGAACCGGCCACAGTGAAGTTAATTACCTAAAAGATATG ACACATCTACCTGAGCAATTTGTGAAAGGGCTAGCAACAGCTGCTTTACAAGGCCGTGCTCAAATTGTGCCTGACCAACTCATAGAGAGTGAAAGCTTAGGGGAACTTGTGTTCTACTTGGATGGTGCCCATAGTCCTGAAAGCATGGATGTatgtgccaaatggttttcactGGCGATCAGAGGAGACTACAAGCAGCACAATTCCTCTGCCAGTAATACTGGACATAATGAATTGGAAACCTCGCATGATTCCGTAGAGATTAGCCATCATGAAGCATCCAAGAAAAGCGCAACACAA TTCTTACTCTTCAACTGTATGTCAGTGAGGGATCCTGAATTACTTCTTCCAAGGCTGATGAGGGCGTGTGCTAGTCATG GAGTCCACTTCCAGAAAGCACTCTTTGTACCTAACATATCAGTATACTACAAGGTGGGTGCAAGTGCCTCATCGCCAACTGATACTCAAGTTGATCTCTCATGGCAGTTGACTCTACAAAGAATATGGGAAAACCTTGTTCATGGGGAAAAAG TTACAGGAAATGATGTGAATAATACAGACCATACACACGAAGAAGTAACAGATGATGCAGAGAAAGGAGCTCGAAGTTGTGAGAACAGCAAAGTGTTTCCTTCACTCCCTGTAGCAATAAATTGGCTTAGGGACACTGTTCGTAAAAACCGATCTGGTCGTTCCCAG GTCCTGGTGACAGGGTCTTTACATCTCGTGGGTGATGTTCTGAGATTAGTCAAGAAGTGA
- the LOC132068326 gene encoding folylpolyglutamate synthase isoform X2, with protein sequence MEILGANYNYNPYCPLAFKSNYQPSLSSYSIQHPPLLSTKTLLHPLRLRFTSPSNFSGCVPIEMSQAGEGKDDTKPTLSPYEEAMEALSSLITKRSRADKSNKGDKYELLFDYVKILELEEPIKQMKVIHVAGTKGKGSTCAFSESILRNCGFRTGLFTSPHLIDVRERFRLDGMDISEDKFLAYFWWCFDRFKERTTDEVPMPTYFRFLALLAFKIFAAEQVDVAILEVGLGGKYDATNVVENPVVCGISSLGYDHMEILGNTLGQIAGEKAGIFKRGVPAFTVPQPDEAMLVLEEKASELDVHLEVAAPLDASVLSGLHLGLEGEHQYINAGLAIALCSTWLQRTGHSEVNYLKDMTHLPEQFVKGLATAALQGRAQIVPDQLIESESLGELVFYLDGAHSPESMDVCAKWFSLAIRGDYKQHNSSASNTGHNELETSHDSVEISHHEASKKSATQFLLFNCMSVRDPELLLPRLMRACASHGVHFQKALFVPNISVYYKVGASASSPTDTQVDLSWQLTLQRIWENLVHGEKGNDVNNTDHTHEEVTDDAEKGARSCENSKVFPSLPVAINWLRDTVRKNRSGRSQVLVTGSLHLVGDVLRLVKK encoded by the exons ATGGAAATTCTGGGAGCCAACTATAATTATAATCCATATTGTCCACTAGCCTTCAAATCCAATTATCAACCCAGTTTATCATCTTACTCCATTCAACATCCGCCACTTCTCAGTACTAAAACTCTGCTCCACCCACTAAGGCTACGTTTCACATCTCCATCTAACTTTTCTG GTTGTGTCCCCATCGAAATGTCACAAG CTGGTGAAGGGAAGGATGATACAAAACCAACTCTTTCTCCATATGAAGAGGCAATGGAGGCGCTATCGTCATTGATCACAAAACGCAGTCGCGCTGATAAGAGCAATAAAGGGGATAAATATGAATTGCTCTTTGACTATGTCAAg ATACTGGAGCTAGAAGAGCCGATTAAGCAGATGAAGGTTATCCATGTGGCAGGTACAAAAGGAAAG GGTTCAACTTGCGCCTTCTCAGAATCTATATTGCGCAACTGTGGCTTTCGTACTGGGCTTTTTACATCTCCTCACCTCATTGATGTTAGAGAAAGATTCCGATTGGATGG AATGGACATAAGTGAAGACAAGTTTTTGGCATATTTTTGGTGGTGCTTCGATAGATTCAAG GAAAGAACCACTGATGAGGTCCCAATGCCCACTTACTTTCGCTTCCTTGCGCTACTAGCCTTCAAAATATTTGCAGCAGAGCAG GTAGATGTTGCTATTTTGGAGGTTGGATTAGGAGGCAAATATGATGCAACAAATGTG GTTGAGAATCCAGTTGTTTGTGGCATATCTTCACTAGGGTATGACCACATGGAGATTCTTG GAAATACTCTTGGACAAATTGCTGGAGAAAAGGCAGGAATCTTCAAG CGAGGAGTGCCAGCCTTTACTGTTCCCCAGCCTGACGAAGCAATGCTTGTGCTTGAAGAGAAGGCTTCTGAGTTGGAT GTACATCTTGAAGTAGCTGCTCCACTTGATGCCAGCGTGCTGAGTGGTTTACATCTTGGGCTAGAGGGTGAGCACCAATATATAAATGCTGGTCTTGCCATTGCATTATGCTCTACTTGGCTACAGAGAACCGGCCACAGTGAAGTTAATTACCTAAAAGATATG ACACATCTACCTGAGCAATTTGTGAAAGGGCTAGCAACAGCTGCTTTACAAGGCCGTGCTCAAATTGTGCCTGACCAACTCATAGAGAGTGAAAGCTTAGGGGAACTTGTGTTCTACTTGGATGGTGCCCATAGTCCTGAAAGCATGGATGTatgtgccaaatggttttcactGGCGATCAGAGGAGACTACAAGCAGCACAATTCCTCTGCCAGTAATACTGGACATAATGAATTGGAAACCTCGCATGATTCCGTAGAGATTAGCCATCATGAAGCATCCAAGAAAAGCGCAACACAA TTCTTACTCTTCAACTGTATGTCAGTGAGGGATCCTGAATTACTTCTTCCAAGGCTGATGAGGGCGTGTGCTAGTCATG GAGTCCACTTCCAGAAAGCACTCTTTGTACCTAACATATCAGTATACTACAAGGTGGGTGCAAGTGCCTCATCGCCAACTGATACTCAAGTTGATCTCTCATGGCAGTTGACTCTACAAAGAATATGGGAAAACCTTGTTCATGGGGAAAAAG GAAATGATGTGAATAATACAGACCATACACACGAAGAAGTAACAGATGATGCAGAGAAAGGAGCTCGAAGTTGTGAGAACAGCAAAGTGTTTCCTTCACTCCCTGTAGCAATAAATTGGCTTAGGGACACTGTTCGTAAAAACCGATCTGGTCGTTCCCAG GTCCTGGTGACAGGGTCTTTACATCTCGTGGGTGATGTTCTGAGATTAGTCAAGAAGTGA